A genome region from Gambusia affinis linkage group LG24, SWU_Gaff_1.0, whole genome shotgun sequence includes the following:
- the LOC122827420 gene encoding retinol dehydrogenase 7-like has translation MFLYLLGLAVLFYLFRWIRELPRVGDKANKYVYITGCDTGFGNLLARHLDKIGFRVIAGCYTEKGEEELKKACSSNLIATHLDVASKESLAKVAAMIKEKVGVHGLWALVNNAGIAVPSGPCDWHTLDDYKSMLDVNLNGVIGATLSVLPLIKKARGRVVNVASVFGRICVTGGPYPVSKFAVEAFNDSLRFNMAPFGVKVLCIEPGFFKTSVTDSELHIRNVQTLWDRLPQDVKDDYGAEYVQKSKDMIKEKVTQMSDGDLMKVVSCMEHAVSATWPRKRYSPGWDAKFFWLPMSYMPTCFVDYFFLKNAIPIAKKLQ, from the exons ATGTTCCTGTATCTTCTGGGCCTGGCCGTGCTCTTCTACCTGTTCCGCTGGATCAGAGAGCTCCCCAGGGTTGGTGACAAGGCCAACAAGTATGTGTACATCACGGGCTGCGACACCGGCTTTGGGAACCTTCTGGCTCGCCATCTGGACAAGATAGGCTTCCGAGTGATTGCCGGGTGTTACACTGAGAAGGgagaggaggagctgaagaaggCCTGCTCCAGCAACCTGATCGCAACACACCTGGATGTTGCGTCAAAGGAGAGCTTGGCTAAAGTTGCAGCCATGATTAAGGAGAAAGTTGGAGTGCATG GTCTCTGGGCTTTGGTAAACAACGCAGGCATTGCTGTTCCCTCCGGCCCCTGCGACTGGCATACCCTTGACGATTACAAATCAATGCTGGACGTGAACCTGAACGGGGTGATCGGAGCCACACTGAGCGTCCTGCCTCTGATAAAGAAGGCCAGGGGCCGAGTGGTGAATGTCGCAAGTGTGTTTGGGAGGATCTGTGTCACAGGGGGCCCATACCCTGTCTCAAAGTTCGCCGTCGAGGCGTTCAACGACAGCCTCCG GTTCAACATGGCTCCTTTTGGTGTCAAAGTCCTCTGTATTGAGCCGGGATTCTTCAAGACCAGCGTCACAGACAGTGAACTCCACATCAGGAACGTCCAAACGCTGTGGGACAGACTGCCGCAGGACGTCAAAGATGACTACGGGGCGGAATACGTCCAAAAAT CCAAAGacatgataaaagaaaaagttaccCAAATGAGTGACGGCGATCTGATGAAGGTGGTCAGCTGCATGGAGCACGCCGTCTCCGCCACCTGGCCGCGCAAACGTTACTCCCCCGGCTGGGACGCCAAGTTTTTCTGGCTGCCAATGTCATACATGCCAACCTGTTTTGTTGATTACTTCTTCCTGAAGAATGCCATTCCCATTGCCAAGAAGTTACAGTAA
- the atp5f1b gene encoding ATP synthase subunit beta, mitochondrial, with amino-acid sequence MLGAVGRCCTGALQALKPGVHPLKALVGSPAVLSRRDYVAPAAAAASVATGRIVAVIGAVVDVQFDEDLPPILNALEVSGRDSRLVLEVAQHLGENTVRTIAMDGTEGLVRGQKVLDTGAPIRIPVGPETLGRIMNVIGEPIDERGPISTKQTAPIHAEAPEFTDMSVEQEILVTGIKVVDLLAPYAKGGKIGLFGGAGVGKTVLIMELINNVAKAHGGYSVFAGVGERTREGNDLYHEMIESGVINLKDTTSKVALVYGQMNEPPGARARVALTGLTVAEYFRDQEGQDVLLFIDNIFRFTQAGSEVSALLGRIPSAVGYQPTLATDMGTMQERITTTKKGSITSVQAIYVPADDLTDPAPATTFAHLDATTVLSRAIAELGIYPAVDPLDSTSRIMDPNIVGAEHYDIARGVQKILQDYKSLQDIIAILGMDELSEEDKLTVARARKIQRFLSQPFQVAEVFTGHLGKLVPLKETIKGFKSILGGEYDNLPEQAFYMVGPIEEVVQKAEKLAEEHS; translated from the exons ATGTTAGGAGCTGTGGGACGCTGCTGCACCGGGGCTTTGCAGGCTCTCAAGCCTGGGGTCCACCCCCTGAAAGCCCTCGTTGGATCCCCGGCTGTTCTTTCGC GCAGGGACTATGTCGCtcctgccgccgccgccgccagcGTCGCCACAGGCCGTATTGTGGCCGTCATCGGCGCCGTCGTCGACGTCCAGTTCGACGAGGACCTCCCTCCCATCCTCAACGCCCTGGAGGTGTCTGGCCGCGACTCTAGGCTAGTGCTGGAGGTTGCTCAGCATCTTG GTGAGAACACAGTGCGTACCATCGCTATGGATGGTACCGAGGGTCTGGTTCGTGGACAGAAGGTTCTGGACACTGGTGCCCCCATCAGAATCCCAGTGGGCCCCGAGACCCTGGGGAGGATTATGAATGTGATTGGCGAGCCCATCGATGAAAGGGGTCCAATCAGTACCAAACA GACTGCACCTATCCATGCTGAGGCTCCTGAATTCACAGACATGAGTGTGGAGCAGGAGATTCTGGTGACTGGCATTAAGGTGGTGGACCTCTTGGCCCCTTATGCCAAGGGAGGGAAAATTG GGCTGTTTGGTGGCGCCGGAGTAGGAAAGACTGTGTTGATCATGGAGCTGATCAACAACGTGGCCAAAGCCCACGGTGGTTACTCCGTGTTTGCTGGCGTGGGCGAGCGGACCCGTGAGGGAAACGACTTGTATCATGAGATGATCGAGTCCGGTGTCATCAACCTGAAGGACACTACCTCTAAG GTGGCGCTGGTGTATGGACAGATGAACGAGCCCCCAGGTGCCCGCGCCAGAGTGGCGTTGACTGGTCTGACCGTGGCTGAGTATTTCCGTGACCAGGAGGGTCAGGACGTGCTCCTCTTCATCGACAACATCTTCCGCTTCACACAGGCCGGTTCTGAG GTGTCTGCCCTGCTGGGTCGTATCCCCTCCGCTGTGGGTTACCAGCCCACTCTGGCCACTGACATGGGTACCATGCAGGAGAGAATCACCACCACCAAGAAGGGTTCGATCACATCTGTGCAG GCCATCTATGTGCCCGCTGACGACTTGACTGACCCTGCTCCAGCCACTACCTTCGCTCACTTGGACGCCACGACTGTACTGTCCCGTGCCATCGCCGAGTTGGGCATCTACCCTGCTGTGGATCCCCTGGACTCCACCTCCCGTATCATGGACCCCAACATCGTCGGAGCTGAACATTATGACATCGCCCGTGGTGTGCAGAAGATCCTTCAG GACTACAAGTCCCTTCAGGACATCATCGCCATCCTGGGTATGGATGAGTTGTCCGAGGAGGACAAACTGACTGTGGCCCGCGCCCGCAAGATCCAGCGTTTCCTGTCTCAGCCCTTCCAGGTGGCTGAGGTCTTCACAGGCCACTTGGGTAAACTGGTACCCCTGAAAGAAACCATCAAGGGCTTCAAGAGCATCCTTGGAG GCGAGTATGATAACCTGCCCGAGCAGGCCTTCTACATGGTCGGTCCCATTGAGGAAGTGGTCCAGAAAGCTGAGAAGCTGGCTGAGGAGCACTCATAA